Within the Desulfomonile tiedjei genome, the region AAAAATGGCGCTGAAGCGCCTGCCAACTCGAAAGATGGGTGGGCGGCCTTCATGTCCGCTGTCAGGGGGGGCCACACTGATGTCGTGAAACTATTCCTCGACCATGGCGCTGATGTCACCGCTGCGGACCGGGACGGCTGGACGGCACTCATGTGGGCAGTTAGCAATGCGTCAGCAGGCCCCGCAGAACTATTACTGGACAGAGGCGCTAACGTCAATGGAAGCCACAAGAATGGCTGGACCGCTCTCATGAGGGCTGCCTGGATGGGACACGTCGATGTGATAAATCTGCTCCTGGACAGGGGCGCTGACATCAGCGTGCAGCAAAAAGATGGCTGGACAGCGCTCATGTGGGCTGCTGAGATGGGGCACGTGGATGTCGTGAAACTGCTTCTGGACAGGGGAGCCGCGGTCGACACGAAGGACACAAATGGCTGGACAGCACTCACCTGGGCAGCCAGATGCCGGGCGAGAGGGCGCATGGATGTGGTGAAAGCCCTCCTTGACAAGGGCGCTGATGTTAATGCCAAAACAACGGACGGCCGGACGCCACTAATGCTTGCTGCTGAAACGGGGCACCGCGACGTGGTGAAACTGCTGCTGGACAAAAGCGTTGATGCAAACGCAAAGGACCACAGCGGCCGCACTGCTCAACAATATGCCGAGTTGAAAGGCCACGAGGATATCGTGGCACTCCTGAAACAGCACGAAACCAAGCAATAGGATTTGACGACACGAGGCTTTAAGGCTTTTGAACGAGGAAATGCCTAAATTTACAAACGAAGTATGGGGACGAGTAAGATGATTCGGAATCTGAGAAAACGAAACAGAGCACTTCGTCTTGCGCTTTTGATT harbors:
- a CDS encoding ankyrin repeat domain-containing protein, which encodes MKTRRIPMNTKQWLAFWIVLALVPWIGIAEAMTRLDVELREAVRSGDVALAKSLLDKGANINHKESNGWSVLEEASEAGLSNVVSFLLEHGADVNTRDEDDRTPLMRAAWKGHTVVAKLLIEKGGEVDVKDVFGWTPLDMAAEAGHVDVVKLLLKNGAEAPANSKDGWAAFMSAVRGGHTDVVKLFLDHGADVTAADRDGWTALMWAVSNASAGPAELLLDRGANVNGSHKNGWTALMRAAWMGHVDVINLLLDRGADISVQQKDGWTALMWAAEMGHVDVVKLLLDRGAAVDTKDTNGWTALTWAARCRARGRMDVVKALLDKGADVNAKTTDGRTPLMLAAETGHRDVVKLLLDKSVDANAKDHSGRTAQQYAELKGHEDIVALLKQHETKQ